A part of Crassostrea angulata isolate pt1a10 chromosome 5, ASM2561291v2, whole genome shotgun sequence genomic DNA contains:
- the LOC128186238 gene encoding uncharacterized protein LOC128186238, producing the protein MSESVFVVLCEIVGTSHQVTIRREAEDIKEMVRRRVTPNNEIIRMMSGSMREGFRLEGSDVDWMYWPNNYRVIMDMSQSDYYNTANTTFILSDSTESPPGFTLLKLLTPPTNRDLRSACVRMNNRVYISSSIHRGLTCSTVFPNSTVHGPCGSGVLGGLLEYDIAFCFVCDFWPPSASSWIDRCHSWPASKVVGDIVRNGCHFVAIGHSLGPHEHEEWRISFSQAEYKLVYSMNHCQFLTYGLLKLFLKEVLNQQSEETNKLLCSYHMKTTIFWAIQQNMLPHWCPQNLLAGFWVCFKLLLRWVCEGICPNFFIPQNNLFLTKVHGSAQNRLFLQLHELYKKGLACLLQSSSIRSYIIDVLYNPRLSICTDKSIMRSEVDYDKELITELGCVNITGVDLCYITKAIHTIEQYVESPKSLYQVVTLWYLTAVIFQQTAFLLQNMYTNKRANKQMYIADKKSCHMLRLAAKFGCISDMLYIAMYYYKTLRYREALSAIEMTKVKLAQPYLMYNRHVDRERYTEAVGGQSWSTKIRQAVAWDIALGTRICYISELIPEQQSALQKGKARTLIIPVFVMLYFLEFLCYRHIDTTLSQAALDDLQVLVHHDRGLYISDIYRDISWEILGICQQMAGNLHAALYSYQQSLISESSFSDIQSATQGRIQDMVQLTPHQYQ; encoded by the coding sequence ATGTCGGAATCAGTGTTTGTGGTACTGTGTGAGATAGTGGGAACCTCACATCAGGTGACCATCAGGAGGGAGGCAGAGGACATCAAGGAGATGGTGAGGAGACGAGTGACACCTAATAATGAGATCATTAGGATGATGAGTGGAAGTATGAGGGAAGGATTTAGACTAGAGGGATCAGATGTGGACTGGATGTACTGGCCAAACAACTACCGAGTGATCATGGACATGTCTCAATCTGACTATTACAACACAGCTAATACAACCTTCATTCTCTCTGACAGTACtgagagtccaccaggattcacttTGCTTAAGTTACTGACACCACCAACAAACAGAGACCTCCGATCAGCATGTGTCAGAATGAATAATAGAGTCTATATATCTAGTTCTATACACAGAGGGTTAACTTGTTCAACAGTATTTCCTAATTCTACTGTACACGGTCCCTGTGGTAGTGGTGTTTTAGGTGGACTACTAGAATATGACATTGCCTTCtgttttgtttgtgactttTGGCCTCCGTCTGCCTCCTCATGGATAGACAGATGTCACTCATGGCCTGCCTCTAAGGTTGTTGGTGATATTGTCAGAAATGGTTGTCACTTTGTGGCAATAGGACATTCATTAGGACCCCATGAACATGAAGAATGGAGAATTTCCTTTTCTCAAGCAGAATATAAACTTGTGTACTCTATGAACCACTGTCAGTTTTTGACATATGGGTTGttaaaacttttcttaaaaGAAGTATTAAATCAGCAATCAGAAGAAACCAATAAACTGTTGTGTTCCTATCACATGAAGACAACTATTTTCTGGGCCATTCAACAAAACATGCTACCTCACTGGTGTCCACAAAATCTCCTGGCCggtttctgggtctgctttaAACTCCTCTTAAGATGGGTGTGTGAGGGGATCTGTCCTAACTTTTTCATTCCACAAAACAACCTGTTTCTGACAAAGGTCCATGGCTCAGCACAAAACAGATTGTTCCTACAGttacatgaattgtacaagAAAGGTCTGGCCTGTCTGTTACAGAGTTCCTCTATCAGGTCCTACATCATTGATGTCCTGTACAATCCGAGACTTTCTATTTGTACAGATAAGAGTATCATGAGATCAGAAGTTGATTATGATAAAGAATTAATCACTGAGTTGGGATGTGTTAATATTACTGGTGTGGATCTGTGTTACATTACCAAAGCCATAcacacgatagaacagtatgtGGAGTCACCAAAGTCACTTTATCAAGTTGTTACATTATGGTATCTTACAGCGGTAATTTTTCAACAAACtgcttttttattacaaaacatgTATACTAACAAAAGAGCCAACAAACAGATGTATATTGCAGACAAAAAATCCTGTCACATGCTGAGATTAGCTGCCAAGTTTGGGTGTATATCTGACATGTTGTACAttgccatgtattattacaagacaCTCAGATACAGGGAAGCTTTATCTGCTATAGAGATGACAAAGGTCAAGTTAGCACAGCCATATCTGATGTATAATAGACATGTAGACAGAGAGAGGTATACTGAGGCTGTTGGGGGACAGTCCTGGTCTACAAAGATCAGACAGGCTGTAGCATGGGACATAGCACTTGGCACAAGAATCTGTTATATCAGTGAACTAATACCAGAACAACAGTCTGCTCTACAGAAAGGAAAGGCTCGTACATTGATCATCCCAGTgtttgtaatgttgtatttccTAGAGTTCTTGTGTTACAGACACATTGATACAACATTATCACAAGCAGCTCTAGATGATCTACAGGTCCTAGTCCACCATGATCGGGGACTGTATATATCTGATATATACAGAGACATCTCCTGGGAGatcctggggatctgtcaacagatgGCAGGGAACCTCCATGCTGCTCTATACTCATACCAACAGTCACTAATCTCAGAGTCTTCATTCAGTGATATACAAAGTGCCACACAGGGTAGAATACAGGATATGGTTCAGTTAACACCACACCAGTATCAGTAA